DNA from Brachionichthys hirsutus isolate HB-005 chromosome 3, CSIRO-AGI_Bhir_v1, whole genome shotgun sequence:
GCTATTGGGACAAAACGTGAAGGGGAAAATAATCAGATCAACCGGGAGAGGGAGTGAGgaggtgggtggggtgggggggtatcaAGGAGGAGGAACACACAAGCCTTCTTTCGAGCCAAGTTGCTGCTTTAAATCCTTCGAGAGGTAAATGATACAAGAATACAGCCAAGTGGATCTTCTCGAATAGAATAGatctaattttgtttttgttttttttggggaggggggggggcagtgagggcGCAGCGAcatattaaatattgttttatgatGGCCTAACCTAAATTATGAATGATTATTATTAGACCTGCCAAAGCCTGATAACGACTGTGTCATTGTGTTCGAGGCTTTAAAGGACGATACTGAACGCTGTGAATAAATTGTGCGTAATATCTGTCACCTGCacttgagcgtgtgtgtgcgtgtgtgtgcgtgtgtgtaggagagcaagagagagagaaagcttcGGCCTATCACACAGAACTCGGCGGTGATGATGAGATCACACAACACTGGAAATTACCGGCACAATACAGAACGACGCGGGCAGGGCTGAAGTCGAGCAAATACTTTGAAGTGCGTCATGATGAACACGTGACGTAGCCGTCATTTACACCCCAGCTCGTTGCGTGGGTGGCTGGAGAGCCCGAGAATCGCTTCTTATAATCTATGTAAAATAGGGGATGGGGCTATAATCATCAATGACCTATTATAAGAGGTGCACGGGCGTGGATTTGTAAGTGCGCGTGTTTCTGTTTGGGGGTGGGAGTatatattgggggggggggggggggggggggcttcaaaaGAATCTCCGTACTCCCCCACGTGGTTAAACGGTGAAAGCTAATCAAACCCCGCTGCTGCAGCCCCCAGTTCGCCGTCCTCTGGGAGAACTGGAGAAATCTTTCCacgcagactggggggggggggtcatctatCGGCAGGTATATGAAATGCTCTGCTTAAAACATCAATGAAGCTTTTAATAACCAAAGCATATGTTCTTTTGAATATACAGACAACGCAAGTCAGATCGGGGTTCTGTGCGAACATTGCGCGTCACCACGCGCTGAAAACCTTGCGCCTAtttgagcgcccccccccccccccctagcggGCTTAGATGAGAGGAGCCAATACAAGCGGAAGGGAGGCGTGTCCTCGCTCTTCCCCGAGACCTCCCAGAGCAGGTTGATGCGTATTTTGGCTCTAAAGCCCGGAGACCTCCGAAGTGTTCGCCAGTTTTCGAAGTCGGAGCCATGGCGACAACTGCTCAGTACATCCCGAGGAATAACTCCTTGCCGTCCAACCCGCTCATGCATCCCGATTCGGACAGGATGCACCAGGGGACGACCTACAGGGAGGTGCAGAAAATGATGCACCACGAGTACTTGCAGGGGCTGGCGGCGACCAACACGGGACATCCGATGAGCCTGACGCACCACCAGTGGCTGCCCACGTCCAACAGCGACTGGTCCAGCGGCACCCACATCGGACAGCAGGAGCACAAAGCCAGCGCGCAGGCGAGCCGGGAGGACCTGAGCAGCGGCTTCCACCACAGAACGCACCTGGTGCACCAGCAGACGCAGAGCGCGCACCATGGATCGTGGGCGCCGGCTGCGAGCCATCACTTATCCCCGCTGTCCCCGGCGTCCAACGGCCACCAGTCCCTCGTCTACTCGCAGCCTGGATACACAAACCTCAACGCGATGCTGAGCCCCCAGCCGGGCGCCCCCCTGCACCACAACATGCGGGACCCGCTCCAAGACGAGTCGGGCAGCCTGCACGACAACCAGATGGAGTCGCCCCAGCAGGCGTTCGGCCACCACCAGGACCACTCGGACGAGGACGCGCCCAGCTCCGACGACCTGGAGCAGTTCGCCAAGCAGTTCAAGCAGCGGCGGATCAAACTGGGCTTTACGCAGGCGGACGTGGGCTTGGCCTTGGGCACCCTGTACGGAAACGTCTTTTCTCAAACCACGATCTGCAGGTTTGAGGCGCTGCAGCTCAGCTTCAAGAACATGTGCAAACTTAAGCCGCTGCTAAACAAGTGGCTGGAGGAGACAGACTCAAACACAGGCAGTCCCACCAATTTGGACAAGATCGCCGCGCAGGGCAGGAAACGAAAGAAGAGAACCTCCATCGAAGTTGGGGTGAAAGGAGCGCTGGAAAACCATTTCTTAAAATGCCCAAAGCCGTCCGCTCATGAAATCACCTCTTTAGCCGGCACCCTGCAGTTGGAAAAAGAGGTTGTGCGTGTTTGGTTTTGCAACagaagacaaaaagagaaaagaatgaCACCAGTGGGGGTCCCTCACCCGAATATGGAGGACGTATATTCCCAAGCAGAGACCCCTCCTCTACACCGCACGCTACAGAGTCCTGTGCAGTGACTGTTTTCATGAACAATCCCAGCATTTACGCATGGGgatagaaaagagaggaaaaaaagggggggggggggtctgtggagTTTACAGTATTTAAGTTTGGCTTTTGTTTTCCTGAGAGAAAAGAGACATGGAAAAGTTGAACAGATGAGTTTTACACTTAGTATTCGGAGATCAAGTCCAACAAATGGGTGACAAGAAGGAAAAacgttaacaaaaaaaaaaaaaaaaagcaagaaaaagagaagaaaaaaaaaatcgctATTCCTGATTCCCGTGCGCATTTTGAGCGAAACAAAGATCTTTATTTACCAAAATTTCTATGGAAGAGACATACATATGAAGTAAAATTGAAATCCCATGGCTGTTTCTGATGGGGATGTTAAATGTGCATGGCAGCGGAGGCCATCTCCTCCTGGTGTATCCGTGAACTGCTGGCGCGCACCAGGGCGAGGTGGCTGCCTGAGAATGATCCACACTGGGCGGGGTAAATCGCTTACACTGAATGAACGCCTTggttcttttctgtttttttttttttttccaggcttAAACTGATTAACCAGATTTCCGAATATTAGTGTGCGTTCTTTGTTATATTAAgtgtgatgtttgtttttggaaataCTTTGACTTAAGtgtgtctctctttctgcagactgtctatcatttatttttatttctcattagGCTATTTGCTATAGGTACTGTAACTCATCAAAGAAGCctctattttgtttgtttgtttgtttgtttgtttactcatGTTGGAGTTGGTGATGGAAATTATGGCACTGGAAAGCACTCACAATTAGGGTCAGACACAGGACGACTAAGTCCGGCTTACatgccttcaaaaaaaaaaaacatttcaagctTTGCGAAATTCACGTTAAATGTGAAGGTAGCAAACAGACGCAGTTTTTGAAACGCgattttaacttttattttgggGCATGGATGGGCGTTCGAGgctcttattttatttgcatgtagcacttattctttctttttaaatgcattttttttttttattgcagttttATATTCGCCAATGAAATTGTGAGTGGAGTGAAACGCCATTCAATAAATCCCACGTTTACAGCTCacactgctccccccccccgcctgttgTTGTCCTGTCGTATATTCCAAACATTTCAAGAGAGATTGGTCAAATCAAAAAAATGAAAGTCACGAGAACTCAGGTAACTTCAGTGCCCCACGTCGTCACGCCGCGCGTGTACTTGATTTTCATTTTCgttcctctgtgtttttttaGACGTTTCAAACCGctttcctctgccccccccccctttacccTCCCCATTGTATTATGTTAAAATGCTGAATTcggaggaaaataaaataattctggaAGAGTAAacgatagggggggggggttaactttttttttttatgacctgAAAGGAAATCTGAGTGCATTGCGTGTCATTTCTCAGTGCTGGACcggtcaaaaaaaaacaaaaacctacaGCAGTGCTATTCAATACAGAAGAGGGATACTTctttaaagaaataataataatagtcatataataataataatgatcataaAGATTTTAGAGAAAATGTTGGCAGGATTATTTCCGATATGTAAATATGTCCAATATGTAAACTTGTATTTGTTCTGagatattgttttgttttttgtttctttccgGGCAGTTTTGTACACTTACTAATTCCGAGAAGATATTTTAATATGATTTCATTTATGAATCCGaccatttatataaatatatatatatttatttcttaaacGTGTTTGGagctttttctttgtttagctCTGTTAATTGTTATACGTTGAAGTGAATTTCAATACGTTTTCcccttcttttgtttttgtttgtttgtttactacATTGGTTGTATGTTGATTGCTAAATGTAGACTGCCAaagtcacatttttatttatgttatagTAATATTTTATTACTTACATAAAACATATATACAAGAAATGGTCTTTTGTCGTTTTTTAAGGTCCAACCACGCGCGTCCTTTTGTTGatgaacaaagacaaacatggggATGAAGTTCCAGGCCGTTCGGTGCGCGGAGAACCGGGACGCAGCCGGTTCACCGTGTGTGATTCGTTATGTAACAGGGAGTCGTTTCGATCAGAAGCTGTTCGGGAACAGACAGAAGTATTTGAACTCAGGCGTTCCCTGCTAAGTTCACACAGTCTCTGACGTTGTTCACATctttgtgtaataatcgcaGTATTAAATTGTGCAATATTAACACGggtttattgtcttttttattgAGTGGTGGTTgttgacattattattattattattattattattaatcattattaGCTGCACTATCCAAGTAACACGTTTACGCAGCCGACTAATAATAGGCCTTTCTTCAGTAATGTAGATTTTCTTTTAGCTGCTTTCCTGACATAAACCTTGGGGCCATCACTTGTCACGTTTTCAGCTTTTAAAAAGATGAATCGTGACAAATCTTTGATCTGAGACAGAAGAAGCCCGCGGGCACAAATCTGCCTCTTTTCCAAAGATAGAGGGATAAAGACACCCAGAAACTAAAAAGACAGGCCCTAAAGTGTAAGGCTTATACACAAGGCAGCTCAATTTGCTGTTATTTAGCATCTAGGGAAAGATTCAATGGATTTAAATCAGCACTATTTTAAATGCTGTATATAAAAGCAAAGGACACAGCGCGCAGTGCGCAATGTTTCCACAGGCCTGCGTGTCACAGGATGCGATTGGGGTTCAAGAGATTCAATGAAACGGTATAGAATTATCATTTTTTTAACTGTTCTCCACCGTATTCACCGTTTTAACGAGCAGATTTCAACGTGAAAAGTTAAAGGGCGGCCACATTCGACATCAACGCAAATTTCAAATCGAGATTTGCAGAAGATTAATCCAATAGATTACCGGAATTTGTATTAATAGGCAGACCGAGAAGTTATTGTAATTTGACCCACAGTTGCGcatttctatattttatatGGATGTTTTCATTGACAATGCACtcgcaaaaaaataataaagttttgAAGAAGCGTTTTCCTACCAAAGCAAATTCAGCTCCGGTCTGAGACGGATATTTACGTTCATgtatgtttgatttttattcccTTTACTCATCTCTGAcagcaaatatttgtatttcgcTTTGTGTAAGCGCCTTTTAAGATGAAATTTACTGCTGCATCAAACGGAATGCACCAGTGACGTgctctgtaataataataataataataatcctgaaATCGGTGTTTTTTTGTGTAGCTTTGGCGCATGTGGAAAAGTGTCTTTGCACTGACCGAGGTGGTCAAAGTGGGAGAAAAGGCCAACATCTTCGTGTCAGCCAAATTCCACTGAACTGCGGGCCACAGGCGCCCCCTGCTGTATCTCTATTGGTACTGCAACACCAAACTCCACCTGAAAGTctaattgtgtatttatttgggGGAATAAATTGATTGACTTGACCTTTTGTTTGCGTGGGCCTTTCCACAGATTGTTGCCAAAGAGACATCAGTTCCTGTTTAAAAGGATTGTATTTGATTTATCATCAAGCCTCCCAGTACAAGGAGAGCCATGGGGTTTTAAAATACCAGTAAGAATGGGCTGAATTACAATGTAAAGCACAGAGACCGATccattggataaaaaaaatcaccacgGTCCACTCGATCCTCCCATCCTCATCTCCTGCACTGAGCGGGCCCCTCGGCAGTGCACTCGTAAAAAGGAGCTCCAGCCTCAGCAGTGCCCGGGCACTCGTGAACAATGAAGCCTCCTTCATCAGGGAAGTATCGTCACACACAGGAGATGTGGATTAGTGATGATTAGCAGGGATTACGGCTGGTTAATGGTGGGAAAATACATTAGGAACCATCAGatctgggaggggaggggggggggatttcactCATGCCAGCAGATTTGCATTGATCCACAGCAAATGAATGAGGATTAGCAGCAACAAGCTATCTGCCAACAGATA
Protein-coding regions in this window:
- the pou3f1 gene encoding POU domain, class 3, transcription factor 1, with the protein product MATTAQYIPRNNSLPSNPLMHPDSDRMHQGTTYREVQKMMHHEYLQGLAATNTGHPMSLTHHQWLPTSNSDWSSGTHIGQQEHKASAQASREDLSSGFHHRTHLVHQQTQSAHHGSWAPAASHHLSPLSPASNGHQSLVYSQPGYTNLNAMLSPQPGAPLHHNMRDPLQDESGSLHDNQMESPQQAFGHHQDHSDEDAPSSDDLEQFAKQFKQRRIKLGFTQADVGLALGTLYGNVFSQTTICRFEALQLSFKNMCKLKPLLNKWLEETDSNTGSPTNLDKIAAQGRKRKKRTSIEVGVKGALENHFLKCPKPSAHEITSLAGTLQLEKEVVRVWFCNRRQKEKRMTPVGVPHPNMEDVYSQAETPPLHRTLQSPVQ